The following is a genomic window from uncultured Draconibacterium sp..
TTATTTAGTAAAGCCATTTCTTCAAATCTGTCCTGCGGAACTTTGTAATAAGCAAATGCATCTTTTAACGAAACCGATGCACTATTGATTGAAATTACTTTTATCCGATCAGGCTGGATATTAAGTTTCGAGGCGTTGGTTAGTCGGGCAAAATTTTTCATTGTCGACTCAAATGCGGGCTTGTAACCATTAAAATTCGCATCTAAACAAAGCCCGTGAAAGGTATAAACCACTCCATCTTTTTCGATAAAATACGACAGAATTTTAAGTACCTGTTCCTGCCCTGCATCGTTTTGCGAAACCTGCTCCGAAATAGTAACCACTGTATTTAACCCGTTTAGTTTAACAGTGCTTTTATCGATTAGGTTTAGTTGCAAATCGGAAATTGTTTTTTGCGCAACGGCATCGGCCCCTTTTTCCTGCGAAAGCTTAAAAATCATTGCAGCATCCTTACTTGCAGGAACAATTTGTACCTGCATTGGCGAGTTAACCAGAGTCCAGTTTTCAGGAATGGGAAATTGAAAGGCCAGATCGGGGTGATAAAACATGTTATTCTCAACAAATCCCTGACGTGGATTTTCTCCATATACAATTCCGTCAATCATCTTAAGATATTCTTTGGTATTAACGGCAAACGATTGAGTCGGTAGTTTTGCCTGCCACTCTTCAGTAATTTGATTTACTGTAATATTCCGCTGGCCCGGATCGGGGTGTGTCGACATCCAGGAGGGAACGCCTTCGTGGCTGCTCGCCATTTGCATTTTATTCAGTACATCGAAAAATTCGGCCATTTGATGAGCATCGTAACCAACTTTCGATGCATATTCAACGCCCAACCGGTCGGCCTCGCGTTCGTTGGCACGGCTAAAGCTTAAAAACAACAGTTGCATAGCCGCGGAAGCTTCACCCGCAAATTGTGCAACTTCGGGTACGGCAATCATTCCGGCAGCAAGTGCCAACTGGCTAAGTTGCTGTCGTGTTTGTTGCTGAACCGAATGGCGTGCCGTAACATGACCAATTTCGTGCCCTAATACACCCATTAGTTCGGCCTCGTTATTAAACTGGGCCAGTATTCCTCGTGTGAAATAAACATATCCGCCCGGCACCGCAAAAGCATTTACTACGGGCGAATCCAATATTCTGAAATGGAATTGTAAGTTCGGGCGATGCGAGATTTTGCCTATTTCTGTACCTTTTTCTGTAATAAAGTTTAGCAGTTCTTCATCTTCGTACAATCCAAATGTTGAAATAACCGTTGGGTCGTATTGTGTTCCCATAGCAATCTCCTGTTCTTCGGTCATTAGTACCAGTTGTCTCTTCCCGGTAACGGGGTTTACAGCACACGACGGTATCAGCAGCGCTAACGAAACGGTTAAAAGAATTACCGAGAGTGTTTTAATTGTTCTCATTTTTTCTGAATTTTTGAAATTGGTTAAGAATCCACATTTATTCGTATCAGAATGCTTATAACTTGTCTGTATTGGCTTAATTGTTAAATTCGCCTTTACACAAAGATACTATTTACTTTATTTTTAAAATCACCCACATGTTAATACGTAAAACGGTACTTA
Proteins encoded in this region:
- a CDS encoding M48 family metalloprotease, which gives rise to MRTIKTLSVILLTVSLALLIPSCAVNPVTGKRQLVLMTEEQEIAMGTQYDPTVISTFGLYEDEELLNFITEKGTEIGKISHRPNLQFHFRILDSPVVNAFAVPGGYVYFTRGILAQFNNEAELMGVLGHEIGHVTARHSVQQQTRQQLSQLALAAGMIAVPEVAQFAGEASAAMQLLFLSFSRANEREADRLGVEYASKVGYDAHQMAEFFDVLNKMQMASSHEGVPSWMSTHPDPGQRNITVNQITEEWQAKLPTQSFAVNTKEYLKMIDGIVYGENPRQGFVENNMFYHPDLAFQFPIPENWTLVNSPMQVQIVPASKDAAMIFKLSQEKGADAVAQKTISDLQLNLIDKSTVKLNGLNTVVTISEQVSQNDAGQEQVLKILSYFIEKDGVVYTFHGLCLDANFNGYKPAFESTMKNFARLTNASKLNIQPDRIKVISINSASVSLKDAFAYYKVPQDRFEEMALLNNRELTDELKRGDLIKILGK